A single genomic interval of Chloracidobacterium validum harbors:
- a CDS encoding carboxypeptidase-like regulatory domain-containing protein produces the protein MFRQYLTRMLCAVIWTVALALGAFSSASAQVGATGSLGGVVQDPSGAALPGVTVTVKSDAGVERTVQTDNNGRWLVPVLPTGIYQISYRRDGFKELDRKGVEVEAAVPRTVDVKLETGAVTETITITEDVPLQVVTTTAATFRQINAEQLTKVPTSTRSFTHLLSTEAGVAADLPPVSVNGNGNVSPAVNGTRTTSTSLQFNGIDATNITSNEGSLDGNISPAPETLSEVKLQTSLYDASTGRSGGGNFQLVTKSGTNEFHGAAYHYLQNEIFNANDFFFNRDGIDRPRARRNEGGFTIGGPVLKDRLFFFGGYQRTQASTAFVPTASSLTVLPQFLQIIGSDRSAARIAAAVNQLNPGLNLLPSEISPVALNLLNRRNPVTGGFLIPTPGPNARLIGTDSGTGLPGLPTNVTGNNVTVTFTNSATGTTRNVNTGSAGGTRGNPMLQERIVQPANFTQDQVNSRLDWQIAGNNRLSGVFFFADFPGFDPFTSPTNLASPATIRRADQNYSVAISDVHTFSPTLINEFRFGYFRLRNSRALDTPLLVQPDEVARTFNATSPQAFNPASIFDSGTNSFRLPRIVTRASNFSINGPNDAFNKRLQNTYSLFNTLTWVKGDQTFRFGGEYKRHFFDTDLPEEQGLEFEKLENFTQFLAGRVTEADTQYGFTQKNFRFFDVSLFAAADWRITNNFTLNYGVRYEYFGTPSEKRGRFGNFYPDLVTDPNNIITGFVVPSNAKPTGFAAIDTSIDRSVRANSRSTINDDRNNFAPRVGFAWTPFNDGKFVVRGGYGFFYDRPSAAFINTVFSNYPFLREIEVTAPAGNVPFTTAFSQQDPNRPFFQFLTGLPAQGIPGLRVVRTAGATGTYTIRDGTGVTRQADGSLNPIDPATGQPFLGNVAETFEFRAVDRRLRTPYIQQWNLGVQYELRRDWIVEARYIGTKGTKLLQALILNPVFDLNDPSTPDLIYERFNQAYVAAGSPNGPLNPGATARQRGMGRAFGFPNVAFPVGDPRRTMDLNVANTAGSVLPFEARGFYLGLNIPEAVLLTSSASSIYHSLQLSTQQRFNFNESYGGLSYFAAYTWSKSIDDISADPGSTAGNARPDTPNVGFVASGNPRNLRANRGPSDFDRTHRFSATAVYDFPTFGLTNRFVKGWAFSTFIQVQSGAPFSIFSGEPEISAVGTNGANFTSLRLGSGGLFRPGFGRPNLAPGATISDLRRRGPEPTAQFFNPAALASPLGDHGNLGRNILRGAFQKRVDFSLAKNTSITERVGIEFRWDIFNAFNNVNFALPGNDLQDPGDFGTITNTIGGPRIMQFSLKVRF, from the coding sequence GCTTCAAGGAGCTTGACCGCAAGGGGGTTGAGGTCGAAGCCGCCGTGCCACGGACGGTTGATGTCAAGCTTGAAACCGGTGCTGTCACCGAAACCATCACCATCACGGAGGACGTGCCGCTGCAAGTCGTGACGACGACGGCGGCGACCTTCCGCCAGATCAATGCGGAACAGCTCACCAAGGTTCCAACGTCAACGCGCAGTTTCACGCACCTGCTTTCAACCGAAGCCGGCGTGGCCGCCGATTTGCCACCGGTGTCGGTCAACGGCAATGGCAACGTCTCACCGGCCGTCAACGGGACGCGCACGACCAGCACCAGCTTGCAGTTCAACGGGATTGACGCTACCAACATCACGAGCAACGAAGGCTCACTCGATGGCAACATTTCGCCCGCGCCGGAAACCCTCTCCGAAGTCAAGCTCCAGACCAGCCTTTATGATGCCTCAACCGGGCGCTCCGGCGGTGGGAACTTTCAGCTTGTCACCAAGAGCGGAACCAATGAGTTTCACGGCGCCGCCTATCATTATCTGCAAAACGAAATCTTCAACGCCAATGACTTCTTCTTCAACCGCGATGGGATTGACCGTCCGCGCGCCCGGCGGAACGAAGGCGGCTTCACGATTGGCGGCCCCGTCCTGAAAGACCGGTTGTTCTTCTTTGGCGGTTATCAGCGAACCCAGGCCAGCACAGCGTTTGTGCCTACGGCCAGCAGTCTTACCGTCTTGCCGCAGTTTCTCCAGATCATTGGCAGTGACCGGTCGGCGGCGCGGATTGCCGCGGCGGTCAACCAGCTCAATCCTGGTTTGAACCTGCTCCCGTCTGAAATTAGTCCGGTGGCGCTCAACTTGCTCAATCGCCGCAATCCAGTTACCGGCGGGTTTCTCATTCCTACTCCCGGACCAAACGCGCGGCTGATCGGGACGGATAGCGGGACGGGGCTGCCTGGGCTGCCCACCAACGTCACTGGAAACAACGTCACCGTCACCTTTACCAATAGCGCCACGGGAACGACCCGAAATGTCAATACCGGGTCAGCCGGCGGCACACGCGGCAATCCAATGCTCCAGGAGCGGATCGTACAACCGGCAAATTTCACCCAGGATCAAGTCAACTCACGCCTAGACTGGCAAATTGCCGGCAATAACCGCCTAAGCGGGGTCTTTTTCTTTGCCGACTTCCCGGGCTTCGATCCGTTCACCTCGCCGACAAACCTTGCCTCACCGGCGACCATTCGCCGCGCTGACCAAAACTACTCGGTGGCGATTTCAGACGTGCACACCTTCTCGCCAACCCTCATCAACGAGTTTCGGTTTGGCTACTTCCGGTTGCGCAATTCACGCGCGTTGGACACACCGTTGCTTGTCCAGCCAGACGAAGTTGCCCGCACCTTCAACGCAACCAGCCCACAGGCTTTCAACCCAGCCTCAATTTTTGACTCAGGAACGAACTCTTTTCGTCTTCCCCGCATCGTGACACGCGCCAGTAACTTCTCCATCAATGGTCCGAACGATGCGTTCAACAAGCGCCTCCAGAACACCTACTCGCTCTTCAACACGCTGACCTGGGTCAAAGGCGATCAGACCTTCCGGTTTGGGGGTGAGTACAAACGTCATTTCTTTGACACTGACTTGCCAGAAGAACAGGGGCTGGAGTTTGAAAAGCTTGAAAACTTCACCCAGTTTCTCGCCGGGCGCGTCACGGAAGCCGACACGCAGTATGGCTTCACGCAAAAGAACTTCCGTTTCTTTGACGTAAGCCTGTTTGCGGCCGCCGACTGGCGCATTACGAATAACTTCACGCTCAACTATGGTGTCCGGTATGAATACTTCGGGACGCCAAGTGAAAAACGCGGGCGGTTCGGGAACTTTTACCCAGACTTGGTCACCGACCCCAATAACATCATCACCGGCTTCGTCGTGCCGTCGAATGCCAAGCCAACTGGCTTCGCGGCCATTGACACCTCGATTGACCGTTCGGTGCGGGCCAACAGCCGCAGCACCATCAACGATGACCGAAACAACTTCGCGCCGCGGGTTGGCTTTGCCTGGACGCCCTTCAACGATGGGAAGTTTGTCGTCCGCGGTGGCTACGGGTTTTTCTATGACCGTCCGTCGGCGGCGTTCATCAATACGGTGTTCAGCAACTATCCTTTCCTACGGGAAATCGAAGTGACGGCTCCGGCCGGCAACGTGCCGTTCACGACTGCCTTTTCGCAGCAGGACCCGAACCGCCCCTTCTTCCAGTTCCTCACTGGTCTTCCAGCCCAGGGCATTCCTGGCTTGCGCGTAGTGCGGACAGCCGGCGCAACCGGAACCTATACCATTCGGGATGGCACGGGCGTAACTCGGCAGGCGGATGGCTCACTCAATCCGATTGACCCGGCAACCGGCCAACCATTCCTCGGCAATGTTGCAGAAACTTTTGAGTTTCGCGCGGTTGACCGCCGGCTGCGAACGCCTTATATCCAACAGTGGAACTTGGGCGTGCAGTACGAGCTGCGCCGGGACTGGATCGTGGAAGCCCGCTACATTGGCACGAAGGGCACGAAGCTGCTTCAGGCGCTCATCCTCAATCCCGTTTTTGACCTCAATGACCCCAGCACACCGGACTTGATTTATGAGCGGTTCAACCAGGCCTATGTCGCGGCCGGTAGCCCCAACGGGCCACTCAATCCGGGCGCAACGGCCCGCCAACGTGGCATGGGACGGGCGTTTGGGTTTCCGAACGTGGCATTTCCGGTTGGTGACCCCCGGCGCACCATGGACCTCAACGTTGCCAACACGGCTGGCTCAGTCCTGCCTTTTGAGGCCCGTGGATTCTACCTTGGGCTGAACATCCCCGAAGCGGTGTTGCTCACATCTTCGGCAAGCTCTATTTATCATTCACTCCAGTTGTCAACGCAGCAGCGTTTCAACTTCAACGAGTCTTATGGTGGGTTGAGCTACTTTGCGGCCTACACGTGGTCGAAGTCCATTGACGACATCTCCGCCGACCCCGGCAGCACGGCCGGGAACGCCCGCCCGGATACGCCTAACGTTGGCTTCGTGGCTTCGGGCAATCCCCGTAACCTTCGCGCCAACCGTGGTCCATCTGATTTTGACCGGACACATCGCTTCAGTGCGACGGCCGTGTACGATTTCCCAACCTTTGGTTTGACCAACCGCTTTGTCAAAGGGTGGGCATTTTCAACCTTCATCCAGGTTCAATCGGGAGCGCCCTTCAGCATTTTCTCCGGTGAGCCTGAAATCTCGGCCGTAGGTACGAACGGCGCGAACTTTACCAGCCTGCGCCTGGGTTCGGGCGGTTTGTTCCGACCGGGCTTTGGACGTCCAAATCTCGCGCCTGGCGCAACGATTAGCGACCTGCGGCGACGGGGACCTGAACCAACTGCGCAGTTCTTCAACCCGGCAGCACTGGCCTCACCACTTGGTGATCACGGCAACCTAGGTCGAAACATCTTGCGCGGCGCGTTTCAGAAGCGGGTGGACTTCAGCCTGGCAAAGAACACCTCGATCACAGAGCGCGTCGGGATTGAGTTCCGGTGGGATATTTTCAATGCCTTCAACAACGTGAACTTTGCGTTGCCAGGCAATGACCTACAGGATCCGGGTGACTTTGGAACCATCACCAATACTATTGGCGGACCGCGGATCATGCAGTTCAGCCTGAAGGTACGGTTCTAA